GGCCGGCTCGAGGTCCGGGCTCTCCGTGTCCAGGGAGCGGCTGCGCCGGCCGAGGGCCGCGggagccggcggggccggggggcccgggccgggcaggCCCAGGCGGCGGGGGAGGCTGCCCACGCCCCAGGGGAAGCCgccagaggggccgggggccggggcccggccgacGCGGCCGACGTCCCCGAGCCCGCCCTCctcggagggggagaagcaggcgTCGAAGGCCTCCGGGGAGGCGGCCAGGTGCTCGTGGGCGTCCTCGCACTCGCCCTCGCCCTCCCGCTCCACGTCCACGATGTCGAAGGTCACCATGGCAGGCAGGGCCGGGAGGTTCTGGGCGAAGGAGGAGTCCGAGGCCGAGCCGCCCGACAGGCTGGAGAAgagcgccccgccgccgccgccgccgtcgccgaaCGCCACCAAGGCCTGAGAGAAGCTCACGGCCAgctcggcctcggcctcccccgggcccccctccggccccgggtccccgccccggggcccccgcggccggcccgccgcctcgcgcccgcccctccccggcgtcGGGGCGCTCCCCGCCGGctcccgctccccccggcccctcggcccgtCCCGCCGCGGCTCCCAGTACAGCAGCCGCCCGCGCAGGGCCGCCAGGCGCCCCTCCTCCGTctccgccgggggccgggcggtccCCTTCCCCGAGGGCCAGGGGCCGAAGTCCCCGAAGGCTTCGAACggccccccgtcccccacgggggaGGTGCCCGGGTCCTCGTCCTCGGGGTCGAAGAACTCGTACAGGGCGTCGCCGCTGTAGCTGTCCCGAGGCAGGCGGTCTCTgcgggccggccccgggcccggctcctcctccggccccggggTCATGGAGTCGTAGTAGCCTTCGTCGCTGTTGGGGGCCGACTCCGGCCGGTCGCtctggggagacagaaggtccccGGGCTCGGGAGCGCTAGGCGacgcggggccccggggcggcgggcggcggtcccccggcgggcccgggctcggggggcgcccgccgcccgccgcggcgGGGCTCTCCCACCcgcgccgcccgcctcccccgtcgGGCCGGTCCGCCTCCTCCATCCCGTCCGGGCTGGCcatctcctccccgccgccctggTAGGTGACCAGACAGGAGCCGCGCTtggccgcctccctccccggccccctctcgcCGGACACCGTGCTCTCGGCCAGGCTGTCCTCGTCCTGCTCCGCCGTGACGTCCCCGCAGCCGGTCAGCGAGTCGAAACTCTTCAGCGACGTCACCTCCCCGAACAGGAGGCTCAGCCGGTCGCCCGAGCGGCCGGAGTCCGGctccccggcctcgccccctcctcccgctcgtCCGCCGGGGGCTCTTCCGGGTCGGCCTCggcggcccgggccggcgggggccggcggggccggccggcccctcgGCCGGCGGGTcgggccccggctcccccggcccgcggccgccCGAGGCGTCCGGGCCGCCGGTCCCGGACCCGTCGGAGGCCGGAGGGGTAGCCGAGCCGGGGGGATCCGCCCGCGCCTCCCGGGCggtccccggggccgccgcccggcTCTTCTTGTGGAGGCGGATGCTGCTGAGCAGCCCCTTCAGACCCCGGCGGGGCCGCTGCGGCGCCGGCGGCCGTTCGCTCCCGGAGGCCTCGGGGCCGGGCGGCGCGGGCCCCGGGTCCCCCGGGCGCTctgcgggccgggcggcggcccggcctcccgggggcggtccgggcccccggccgcccggcccggcccgtcccgggtccggctctgccccttcccggCGGCGCCCTTCccggggccccggctccggccgcccCCGAAGAGGCTGGGCAGCGTGCAGATGCCCCGCTTGCCCCCGAACAGTTTCAGCGCCGTCTTCCGCAGcttgccgggcccgggggccggggccggctccgccccggccccctccccggccgcctccgggccccggccgcGGGGCTCCGCTCCGGCCGCCTCGGAAGGCTCCGTTCCCTCCGGGCGGGCGCCGCCGACGGTTTCCATGGCGACCGGGCCGGCCGGGTGCGCTCGGCCGGaagcgggggtcccgggggccggcAGGCTCAGCCGGAGGGGTCCGCCGGGACGCTTCGGGGACGGGTCTGCGGAAGGCGGAGACGGGCGGAGATGGAGTGCctggcggcggccccggggcggcccgCGGGGACCCGCCGGAAGGCCGCCGTCCCATCCGTCCGGGTCCGGGGCCTCCCGCGCCGCCCCCCgcggacccccccctccccgggccgcccaCCCTGCCGACGGCacctgagccccctccccctcctcgggcTGCCGCTGGCCCCGCAGAGGGAGGGACCGCCCAATCGGGTCCGCAGCACACAACGAAGCCAACTGCAATCTACCGGGCGCCGAGCACCGCTCTCCgcgcgtgccgagcaccgggcgGGGGGGGACACGACCCGAAACCACCCTCGATCCTTCAACGGATCGACCCACGGCCAGAAGGGGCGTCCTCCCTCGGCACCCGGGGCGACTCCTCCACGTGGCCGACCGTTCCGGCGGCCCCGTCCCTCTGGACCGTACGTCGCGAGCACGGAATCTGTCCGCTGATTCTCGTGCCGCGTGGCACGGCGCTGCGCACGGAATAGtaataagcgctcactgtgtgccgagcaccgttctaagcgctgggggagatacggggtcatcgggtcgtcccacgtggggctcacggttaacccccgtttgacgggcgagggaaccgaggcacggagaagcgaagcgactcgcccacggtcacccggctgacgagtggccgggccggggttcgaactcttgacctctgactcccaggcccgggctctttccactgagccacgctgcttgtctagatTATATCTGTattaagtgcccgataaataccgcCGCCCGacggcccccggccgcccgcccccatCCTTCCGGTGGCCTCCGGCGCTGCCTAACTCTCTCCCACAGGCTCCCACCGTgccccaagaataataataacgttggtatctgttaagcgcttactatgtgcacagcaccgttctaagcgccggggtagacacgggggaatcgggtcgtcccacgtggggctcacggtcttcatccccattttacagacgagggaactgaggcccggaggagcgaagcgactcgcccccggtcacccggctgacggagccggcatccgaacccgtgacctctgactcccaagcccgggctctttccactgagccacgctgctcggagGCCCACCCGGGGCCCCCACCTGACCCGCCGGGACCGTTACCTAACTCGACCCGCCCGGCGACCCCGCCGCGGGAACCCGCGGGCCCGGCAGGTGACGTGCAGGCGGGCAAGTCGCTCCCCCGAGACTAGAGACGGAAAGCCCTCCggcgacccggggggggggggggggggtcccgaggGGTCACTGAGCCTACGCCCCCCGCGTCCAGGCAGTGACACCTAACCCCCTCCGCCCCGGGGGGATAGGGAAACTTCTTTTCTGatctctcccagcctccccccccccccccccccccccgtgacccATTCCCCAGGGACAGAACCAGGTGGGAGGTTCCTCCTTCCCGCTGCGGTGACGGTTctcaggggaggaggggcccggccGGCGCCGTCTacgtctctccccccgccccgggtggcCGAAGCCTCCACGGGCTGGTTCTCCCACCCCCCGGgggtttcttcctccttctgccgCCGACCCTGTCCCCTCGGCCGGCTCCTCGCCTccgtttttctccttccctcatcaGCGGACAAAGGGCGGTGAGCAAAGGAGGCCGCCGCCGTCTGCCTCTGGTCCCGCCCCACGCGTGCCCGGGAGACGGTTACCCCTCTCCAGGGGTCCCCGGCCCGAGGGGGAGCGAGGGGGAGCCGCTTTCTCCGGAGGGGCAAcccgggggggcgggaaggggagcggAAGGCCCGTGAGGGTGGGCTCGCCGAACGGCAAGGCCCGTCCCCATTCCGGGCCCGAAATGCCCCGGGACCACCCGCTGGCTCTGGTGCCGGGAGGAGGCGAAGAACAAAACGCCGGCGGGGGAACGCGGACTCTCCCAGCGGGGAAGGCCAGAAGTGGAAGAGGGCGGTCGCGGGGCAGGAGCTGCGGAAGAGGGGTCGACCGCCAGCTCCCGGTCGGGCCCGGGGGCACCCGAACACCGAAATCCGCCCGGCTCCCCCCCGTcctgcatctcccttctcccgctccctgagGCGTGAAGGTGACAACTCTTCGAGAATTTCCCAAACCCCTCCGGGAGAATTCTTAGAGAGcagagttctccctcccccctttccctcctacccCCCCAGGTCCCAGACGGGACCCCTtggcagccccacggcacttagattCACATCCCTAATTCATTTATAGCGTCTCtgtcctcctctaggctgtaagctcgccgtgggcagggaacgcgtctaccgactcggaCCGGACGCTCCCGGCCGTCTAGCGGAGGGCCCCGCGCGCTGCgggcgctcgacagatacgaccGACGGTCCCCGATCCCGGTCCTCGATTCGTTTGCACCCGGGAGGTTTCCGCTCTGACGGGAAAACCGCCGGCGGCGGGCGGACCCGGAGGCGGGTGAGGCTTCGCGGGGACCCGGGCTcccggcctcgcccc
This window of the Ornithorhynchus anatinus isolate Pmale09 chromosome 6, mOrnAna1.pri.v4, whole genome shotgun sequence genome carries:
- the AMER1 gene encoding LOW QUALITY PROTEIN: APC membrane recruitment protein 1 (The sequence of the model RefSeq protein was modified relative to this genomic sequence to represent the inferred CDS: inserted 1 base in 1 codon), giving the protein METVGGARPEGTEPSEAAGAEPRGRGPEAAGEGAGAEPAPAPGPGKLRKTALKLFGGKRGICTLPSLFGGGRSRGPGKGAAGKGQSRTRDGPGRAAGGPDRPREAGPPPGPQSARGTRGPRXPGPEASGSERPPAPQRPRRGLKGLLSSIRLHKKSRAAAPGTAREARADPPGSATPPASDGSGTGGPDASGGRGGRPAPPAPAGPGRRGRPGRAPGGRAGGGGEAGEPDSGRSGDRLSLLFGEVTSLKSFDSLTGCGDVTAEQDEDSLAESTVSGERGPGREAAKRGSCLVTYQGGGEEMASPDGMEEADRPDGGGGRRGWESPAAAGAPPRGPASPSAPEPGDLLSPQSDRPESAPNSDEGYYDSMTPGPEEEPGPGPARRDRLPRDSYSGDALYEFFDPEDEDPGTSPVGDGGPFEAFGDFGPWPSGKGTARPPAETEEGRLAALRGRLLYWEPRRDGPRGRGEREPGPEGGPGEAEAELAVSFSQALVAFGDGGGGGGALFSSLSGGSASDSSFAQNLPALPAMVTFDIVDVEREGEGECEDAHEHLAASPEAFDACFSPSEEGGLGDVGRVGRAPAPGPSGGFPWGVGSLPRRLGLPGPGPPAPPAPAALGRRSRSLDTESPDLEPAGRRPRSLPRPRPAAPPRAGVEAAPPRGPRAPGYAVRPSDLPLAAPAARPGREARRTRAESGTGAPGQQRGPGGCLPKGLGAGRGHRAMEA